A genomic region of Pontibaca methylaminivorans contains the following coding sequences:
- a CDS encoding NUDIX hydrolase, whose amino-acid sequence MPISLNACHKSDVRSQFAALCWRLQGDAPEILLITTRGTGRWIVPKGWPMDGMTPAASAAQEAWEEAGVIGTPAEECLGLYSYTKKVADGAAVPCLVMVYPVRVGELREDFPEKGQRRRDWFSLPEAALRVREAALAQIIGGFDPGALS is encoded by the coding sequence TTGCCCATTTCTCTGAATGCCTGTCACAAGAGCGACGTGCGCAGCCAGTTCGCCGCGCTCTGCTGGCGGCTGCAGGGCGATGCGCCGGAGATCCTGCTCATCACCACGCGCGGCACCGGGCGCTGGATCGTGCCCAAGGGCTGGCCCATGGACGGGATGACGCCGGCCGCCTCTGCCGCGCAGGAGGCCTGGGAAGAAGCCGGCGTGATCGGCACGCCCGCAGAGGAATGCCTCGGGCTTTATTCCTATACCAAGAAGGTCGCGGACGGGGCGGCGGTGCCCTGCCTCGTGATGGTCTATCCGGTGCGGGTCGGCGAGTTGCGGGAGGATTTCCCCGAAAAGGGCCAGCGCCGGCGTGACTGGTTTTCTCTGCCGGAGGCCGCCTTGCGGGTCAGGGAAGCGGCGCTGGCGCAGATCATCGGCGGGTTCGATCCGGGTGCCCTGTCGTGA
- a CDS encoding DUF1178 family protein: MIRYALKCSDGHAFESWFQSAEAYERLARSGRISCAVCGGGSVEKAIMAPRVSTAPAAREIERPLSEPANEREKALAELRRRVEENADYVGLSFAAEARAIHEGSAPSRAIYGEARPDDARQLIEDGVEIAPLPFRIHRDAN; the protein is encoded by the coding sequence ATGATCCGATATGCCCTGAAATGCTCCGACGGCCACGCGTTCGAAAGCTGGTTCCAGTCTGCCGAGGCCTATGAACGGCTGGCGCGGAGCGGGCGCATTTCCTGCGCCGTCTGCGGTGGCGGATCGGTGGAGAAGGCGATCATGGCCCCAAGGGTCAGCACCGCACCCGCCGCGCGGGAGATCGAGCGCCCGCTGAGCGAACCTGCGAATGAGCGCGAAAAGGCGCTTGCGGAACTTCGCCGCCGGGTCGAGGAAAACGCCGATTACGTCGGCCTGTCCTTTGCCGCCGAGGCGCGCGCGATCCACGAGGGCTCTGCCCCCTCGCGCGCCATCTATGGCGAGGCGCGTCCCGATGACGCCCGCCAGTTGATCGAGGACGGGGTCGAGATCGCCCCGCTTCCGTTCCGTATCCACCGCGACGCGAACTGA
- a CDS encoding aspartate kinase, whose amino-acid sequence MPILVMKFGGTSVADPDRIRRAAKRVGVEVAKGYKVIVIVSAMAGRTNELVGWVEEISPMFDAREYDAVVSSGENVTAGLLALTLQEMGVPARSWQGWQVPVRTSGVHSAARIEDIPTDNLMAKFDEGMQVAVIAGFQGVSAEGRITTLGRGGSDTTAVAFAACFEAERCDIYTDVDGIYTTDPRITSKARKLERIAFEEMLELASLGAKVLQTRSVELAMRNKVRLRVLSSFDEPGDSAGTLVCDEEEIMESNVVAGVACSRDEAKVTLLSVADRPGVAAAIFNALSEAGVNVDMIVQNISADGRTDLTFSCPIAQVERAEKAMLSLRDGGAVNFSELALDRDVAKVSVVGIGMRSQSGVAAKMFRVLADEGINIRVITTSEIKISVLIERKYMELAVQALHDAFELDKAA is encoded by the coding sequence GTGCCCATACTCGTGATGAAATTCGGCGGCACCTCGGTCGCCGATCCCGACCGGATCCGCCGGGCCGCCAAGCGGGTCGGGGTCGAGGTCGCCAAGGGTTACAAGGTGATCGTGATCGTCTCGGCCATGGCCGGGCGCACCAACGAGCTGGTCGGCTGGGTCGAGGAAATCTCGCCCATGTTCGACGCGCGCGAATACGACGCCGTGGTGTCCTCGGGAGAGAACGTGACCGCGGGGCTGCTCGCGCTCACCCTGCAGGAGATGGGAGTCCCCGCGCGAAGCTGGCAGGGCTGGCAGGTGCCGGTGCGCACCTCCGGGGTTCACTCCGCCGCCCGGATCGAGGACATTCCGACCGACAACCTCATGGCGAAATTCGACGAGGGCATGCAGGTCGCGGTGATCGCCGGTTTCCAGGGGGTGAGCGCCGAGGGGCGCATCACGACGCTGGGGCGCGGCGGCAGCGATACCACGGCCGTCGCCTTCGCCGCCTGTTTCGAGGCCGAACGCTGCGACATCTATACCGATGTCGACGGGATTTACACCACCGATCCGCGCATCACGTCGAAGGCGCGCAAGCTCGAACGCATCGCCTTCGAGGAGATGCTGGAGCTTGCGAGCCTCGGGGCCAAGGTGCTCCAGACCCGCTCGGTCGAGCTTGCCATGCGCAACAAGGTGCGGCTGCGGGTGCTGAGCAGTTTCGACGAGCCGGGCGACAGCGCCGGAACACTGGTCTGCGACGAGGAGGAAATCATGGAATCGAATGTTGTCGCCGGTGTCGCCTGTTCGCGCGACGAGGCCAAGGTCACGCTGCTTTCGGTGGCCGACCGCCCCGGCGTGGCCGCGGCGATCTTCAACGCGCTGTCCGAAGCGGGCGTGAACGTCGACATGATCGTGCAGAACATCAGCGCCGACGGCCGCACCGACCTGACCTTTTCCTGCCCGATCGCCCAGGTCGAACGGGCCGAGAAGGCCATGCTTTCCCTGCGGGACGGCGGCGCGGTGAATTTCAGCGAACTCGCGCTCGACCGTGACGTGGCCAAGGTCTCGGTGGTCGGCATCGGCATGCGCAGCCAATCGGGGGTGGCTGCCAAGATGTTCCGGGTGCTGGCGGACGAGGGCATCAATATCCGGGTGATCACCACGTCGGAAATCAAGATTTCCGTCCTGATCGAACGGAAATACATGGAACTTGCGGTTCAGGCGCTGCATGATGCCTTCGAACTGGACAAGGCTGCCTGA